In Brevibacterium zhoupengii, the following are encoded in one genomic region:
- a CDS encoding HAD family hydrolase has product MPEHLIALDIDGTVVNYDGSLSEPVRQVLTQLADAGHHLVISTGRALPGALEVVHALGLKEGFVVCSNGSVVVKLEPAAPLGWEMHHVVSFDPRDALEKMHEALPSALFLVEDPDLHRWASGPFPMGELAESDTLDIVDFEQLLEKRATRIVMREVNGTAEEFAEAVDRLGLHEVSYSVGWSNWLDIAPDGVSKASGLELVESELGIDHELTIGAGDGLNDIEMIEWVHHGIVMGQSKDVLKQHASVVTESVDDDGLAVALVDYFDLDRTVLSLSGSRATHG; this is encoded by the coding sequence TTGCCCGAACACCTCATCGCGCTCGACATCGACGGCACCGTCGTCAACTACGATGGCTCCCTGTCCGAACCCGTCCGTCAGGTGCTGACACAGCTTGCCGACGCCGGTCACCATCTGGTCATCTCCACTGGACGGGCGCTGCCCGGAGCACTTGAGGTCGTGCACGCGCTCGGCCTCAAGGAAGGGTTCGTCGTCTGCTCGAACGGCTCCGTCGTCGTCAAGCTCGAACCGGCCGCTCCGCTGGGGTGGGAGATGCACCATGTGGTGTCCTTCGATCCCAGGGACGCGCTGGAGAAGATGCACGAGGCGCTGCCCAGCGCACTGTTCCTCGTCGAGGACCCGGATCTGCACCGGTGGGCTTCGGGACCGTTCCCCATGGGTGAGCTCGCGGAATCGGACACGCTCGACATCGTCGACTTCGAGCAGCTCCTGGAGAAGCGGGCCACTCGCATCGTGATGCGTGAGGTCAACGGCACTGCGGAGGAATTCGCCGAGGCGGTCGACCGTCTCGGACTCCACGAAGTCAGCTATTCGGTGGGCTGGAGCAACTGGCTCGACATCGCCCCCGACGGTGTCTCGAAGGCCAGCGGTCTCGAACTCGTCGAATCCGAACTTGGAATCGACCATGAGCTGACGATCGGCGCCGGTGACGGACTCAATGACATCGAAATGATCGAATGGGTCCACCACGGGATCGTCATGGGCCAGTCGAAGGACGTGCTCAAGCAGCATGCCTCAGTCGTGACGGAGTCTGTCGACGACGACGGCCTGGCTGTTGCTCTCGTTGACTATTTCGACCTTGATCGCACTGTGCTCTCGCTCAGCGGTTCCCGCGCCACCCACGGCTGA
- the serS gene encoding serine--tRNA ligase translates to MIDLALLRENPDLFKASQEARGSSVDLVDEVLAADSARRSAITAFEDARADQKSFSSQIAKAPKDEKPALIAAGKEKSAKVKALQAESEEATFAFDKLAAKLPNLIVEGIPSGGEENFVTLKTVGEPRDFSTDGFEPADHLEIGETLKAIDTTRGTKVAGSRFHYLTGFGAKLEMALLNLARDVAEEAGFIPTITPTLVKPEVMRGTGFLGEHADEVYRLEADDLFLVGTSEVPLAGLHMDEIIDLSDGPLRYAGISSCYRREAGSYGKDTRGIIRVHQFQKVEMFAYVEVEDAEAEHERMLSLQEKMLGLCELPYRVIDTAAGDLGDSAARKFDCEAWVPTQGTYRELTSTSNCTTFQARRLQVRERYDGATRPVATLNGTMANTRWLVPILENHQQADGSVTVPAALRPYLGGMTAQGPEGPRY, encoded by the coding sequence GTGATCGATCTAGCGCTCCTCAGAGAAAACCCGGACCTGTTCAAGGCATCGCAGGAGGCCCGCGGCTCGTCCGTGGACCTCGTCGACGAAGTCCTGGCTGCGGATTCCGCACGCCGTTCTGCCATCACCGCGTTCGAGGACGCACGCGCAGATCAGAAGTCCTTCTCCTCTCAGATTGCAAAGGCGCCCAAGGACGAGAAGCCTGCTCTTATCGCCGCAGGCAAAGAGAAGTCGGCCAAGGTCAAGGCGCTGCAGGCCGAGTCAGAGGAAGCCACCTTCGCGTTCGACAAACTCGCGGCCAAACTCCCGAACCTCATCGTCGAGGGAATCCCCTCCGGCGGCGAGGAGAACTTCGTGACCCTCAAGACCGTGGGCGAGCCCCGCGACTTCAGCACCGACGGCTTCGAGCCTGCCGACCACCTCGAGATCGGTGAAACGCTCAAAGCCATCGACACGACCCGGGGTACCAAGGTCGCAGGTTCGCGCTTCCACTACCTCACCGGATTCGGTGCCAAGCTGGAGATGGCCCTGCTCAACCTGGCCCGCGATGTGGCTGAGGAAGCCGGGTTCATCCCGACCATCACGCCCACTCTGGTCAAGCCCGAGGTCATGCGCGGCACCGGCTTCCTCGGCGAGCACGCCGACGAGGTCTACCGTCTCGAAGCCGATGACCTGTTCCTTGTCGGCACCTCCGAAGTGCCTCTGGCCGGACTCCACATGGACGAGATCATCGATCTGAGCGACGGTCCGCTGCGCTACGCCGGAATCTCCTCCTGCTACCGCCGCGAAGCCGGTTCCTACGGCAAAGACACCCGCGGAATCATCCGCGTCCACCAGTTCCAGAAGGTCGAGATGTTCGCCTACGTCGAGGTCGAAGACGCCGAGGCTGAGCACGAGCGCATGCTGTCCCTGCAGGAGAAGATGCTGGGCCTGTGCGAACTGCCCTACCGCGTCATCGACACGGCAGCCGGTGACCTCGGTGACTCCGCAGCACGCAAGTTCGACTGCGAAGCCTGGGTCCCGACGCAGGGCACCTACCGGGAACTGACCTCGACCTCGAACTGCACGACCTTCCAGGCACGCCGCCTGCAGGTCCGCGAACGCTATGACGGAGCCACCCGCCCCGTCGCCACGCTCAACGGAACCATGGCCAACACCCGCTGGCTCGTCCCGATCCTGGAAAACCACCAGCAGGCCGACGGCTCGGTCACGGTTCCCGCGGCACTGCGCCCCTACCTCGGCGGCATGACCGCCCAGGGACCAGAGGGCCCGCGTTACTGA
- a CDS encoding diacylglycerol/lipid kinase family protein has product MTIALDPMMTWLVVAGIIIVLIVAFFVGHRIGTRRALSRVRQYARGADAESPENELSTRYRAALVINPTKADVSRLSSTAEAICRFEGWNPPLVIETTPEDSGEGATSRALDEGVDVVIAAGGDGTVRAVASALAGSETPMGIVPLGTGNLLSRNLDIVLDKTEWALRIALWGRNRKIDVGTAKTAEDGDTHVFTVMTGLGFDAAVMADTNSDLKSRLGWLAYVEAGSRKLVGRPSHVKVTFDDDYRVSARVRSVLGGNCGKLQGGIQLLPQAVIDDGMLDVLIVSPKNLGQWVGVLASVLGRKTSKGLHTDIRKCQKVVIESGEELDVQLDGDPIGQSGYLAMEVMPAALTVRVPTVEQRKQIRAEAWPV; this is encoded by the coding sequence ATGACCATTGCTTTGGACCCCATGATGACGTGGCTCGTCGTCGCCGGCATCATCATTGTGCTGATCGTCGCGTTCTTCGTCGGCCACCGCATCGGCACGCGTCGTGCTCTGAGCCGAGTTCGACAGTATGCCCGCGGCGCTGACGCTGAGTCGCCTGAGAACGAGCTCTCTACCCGCTACCGGGCCGCTCTCGTCATCAACCCGACCAAAGCCGATGTCAGCAGACTGTCCTCGACCGCCGAGGCGATCTGCCGTTTCGAGGGCTGGAACCCGCCGTTGGTCATCGAGACCACCCCCGAGGATTCGGGTGAGGGAGCCACCTCTCGCGCACTCGACGAGGGGGTCGACGTCGTCATCGCTGCCGGCGGTGACGGCACGGTCCGCGCCGTCGCCTCGGCGCTGGCCGGGTCAGAGACACCGATGGGGATCGTTCCGCTGGGGACGGGGAATCTGCTGTCGCGCAACCTCGACATCGTCCTCGACAAGACCGAGTGGGCGCTTCGCATCGCGTTGTGGGGCCGCAACCGGAAGATCGACGTCGGTACCGCGAAGACCGCCGAGGATGGGGACACTCACGTATTCACCGTAATGACGGGACTCGGCTTCGATGCGGCGGTCATGGCCGATACCAATTCCGACCTCAAGTCCCGCCTGGGCTGGTTGGCCTATGTCGAGGCCGGGTCCCGGAAGCTCGTCGGTCGTCCCAGCCATGTGAAGGTGACCTTCGACGACGACTATCGGGTCTCGGCACGCGTGCGGTCGGTCCTCGGCGGCAATTGCGGGAAGCTGCAGGGCGGCATTCAGCTGCTGCCTCAGGCTGTCATCGATGACGGGATGCTCGATGTCCTCATCGTCAGCCCGAAGAATCTGGGCCAGTGGGTGGGCGTCCTTGCCTCCGTGCTGGGCCGGAAGACTTCGAAGGGTCTGCACACGGACATTCGCAAGTGCCAGAAGGTCGTCATCGAATCCGGTGAGGAACTCGATGTGCAGCTGGATGGAGATCCGATCGGCCAGTCGGGGTATCTGGCGATGGAGGTCATGCCTGCGGCGCTGACGGTTCGCGTGCCCACCGTGGAGCAGCGCAAGCAGATCCGCGCCGAGGCCTGGCCGGTCTGA
- a CDS encoding heat shock protein transcriptional repressor HspR yields MHISTSAAVYVISVAADLAGMHPQTLRQYDRLGLVTPERTAGRGRRYSGRDIAKLRLIQQLSQDEGVNLVGIKKIIDLQNQVDALKSRNEELETEVRSRMSAKEREARVFAAGTAGDVVSISRGRRPQGRPEPGAMVLYNRFRRR; encoded by the coding sequence ATGCACATATCGACCAGTGCAGCGGTATACGTCATTTCGGTGGCGGCGGACCTCGCAGGAATGCACCCGCAGACGCTGCGGCAGTATGACCGTCTGGGTCTCGTCACCCCCGAGCGCACGGCCGGCAGAGGCCGGCGGTACTCGGGGCGAGACATCGCCAAACTCCGGCTGATTCAGCAGCTCTCTCAGGACGAGGGCGTGAACCTCGTGGGCATCAAGAAGATCATCGACCTGCAGAACCAGGTCGATGCGCTCAAGTCTAGGAACGAGGAGCTGGAGACCGAAGTCAGGTCTCGGATGTCAGCGAAGGAACGCGAAGCTCGTGTTTTCGCAGCCGGCACCGCCGGTGACGTCGTCTCGATTTCGCGTGGCAGGCGGCCCCAGGGCCGCCCCGAGCCGGGTGCGATGGTTCTCTACAACAGGTTCAGACGCCGTTGA
- a CDS encoding DnaJ C-terminal domain-containing protein, which yields MNTGPQNDWFEKDFYKTLGVSKDASDAEIKKAYRKLARKYHPDANPGDTKAEDKFKELGQAHQVLSDKESRAQYDQVRAMGGGARFTGSGGPAGGASGGFDDVFSDLFGGGGRTRSRSPYGGGGGDVPPDLADLLNGFGGGGYGGGGFGGGYSPPTKGGDIKSSTTLSFTEAINGASVKLNMPGGKPLTVRTPIGVKDGQKIRLAGKGKTSPNGGEAGDVILTIKVKPHPVFTRDGDNLRMDLPVSFDEAALGAEVKVPTLDGMPVTMKIAPGTPSGRTMRLRGKGVKSKKGTGDLLVTAEIVVPQNLSKDAKEAVESFRSATENEDPRDGLLDKARAS from the coding sequence GTGAATACCGGTCCTCAGAATGATTGGTTCGAAAAGGACTTCTACAAGACCCTCGGCGTCTCCAAAGATGCTTCCGATGCAGAGATCAAGAAGGCCTACCGCAAGCTGGCACGCAAGTACCACCCGGACGCCAACCCCGGTGACACCAAGGCTGAAGACAAGTTCAAGGAGCTCGGCCAGGCGCATCAGGTGCTGTCCGACAAGGAATCCCGCGCCCAATATGACCAGGTCCGCGCCATGGGCGGCGGAGCCAGGTTCACCGGTTCCGGTGGTCCCGCAGGTGGAGCCAGCGGCGGATTCGACGACGTATTCTCCGACCTCTTCGGCGGAGGCGGACGGACACGCAGCCGTTCGCCCTACGGCGGAGGCGGGGGAGACGTGCCTCCGGACCTCGCTGACCTCCTCAACGGCTTCGGCGGAGGAGGCTACGGTGGCGGCGGTTTCGGCGGCGGCTATTCGCCTCCGACCAAAGGCGGGGACATCAAGTCCAGCACCACCCTGTCGTTCACGGAGGCCATCAACGGTGCCTCAGTGAAGCTGAATATGCCAGGCGGAAAGCCCCTGACCGTGCGCACGCCGATCGGCGTCAAAGACGGACAGAAGATTCGGCTGGCAGGCAAGGGCAAGACCAGCCCCAACGGCGGCGAGGCCGGTGACGTGATCCTGACGATCAAGGTCAAGCCTCACCCCGTCTTCACCCGTGACGGCGACAACCTGCGGATGGATCTGCCTGTGAGCTTCGACGAAGCCGCACTCGGCGCCGAGGTCAAGGTGCCGACGCTGGATGGAATGCCGGTGACGATGAAGATCGCCCCGGGCACACCATCGGGTCGGACCATGCGGCTGCGCGGCAAGGGTGTGAAATCGAAGAAGGGCACCGGCGACCTGCTGGTGACCGCGGAGATCGTTGTCCCGCAGAACCTGTCGAAGGACGCCAAGGAAGCGGTCGAATCGTTCCGATCGGCGACCGAGAACGAGGACCCGCGCGACGGTCTGCTCGACAAAGCCAGGGCCAGTTGA